The Parambassis ranga chromosome 1, fParRan2.1, whole genome shotgun sequence genome includes a region encoding these proteins:
- the LOC114436175 gene encoding Fc receptor-like protein 5 isoform X1, which produces MKNRQTLDLLPILALASLLIKISASSSLHPELSGPDMAYVGTRVVYRCKAPNSSPPVIYELMKDGDLFNAHTDHEGDQPPSFSQKVIASSDGSYHCKVTAGGSTAVSNSIKLSVVIPASNTRVTSEPFPPVAYEGSRVILACDVKTGSHLSYTWFFNRKEVTPSTSTSFHLTGNKLVMEKVTPEQAGDYSCMAWSSVQNIRRFSSSAEVQVIIKIYVSQPKISFTVFKEGASYRGNVTCLSSRGSLPVNFSLLVDGKEEGSVTVTESLTAWFSVAVVPGQDMGEARCRVKTEVQELMSEPVTLEVVPVGGDVKVEVEYLYTSHSKLAAARLSCHISRGTFPHISWLLNDSVLLDSHLQPVLPCSALIYNRQTLILTELGPEESGYYHCRARDSYDESGPWVESAPELVQVTGSLVPKTTSSIETAPSKNKSFKHIADMLPVRRHLSPFSSTEALMSTLEVIPIVFCCFLLLMLALSIPCVYKMFDCKKAHLHSVPPDADGVPLSELMSFSGEELAETSRTGRHVQNQVAEITM; this is translated from the exons ATGAAGAACCGTCAGACACTTGATTTGTTGCCAATTTTGG CTCTGGCAAGTTTGCTCATCAAGATAA GTGCATCCAGCTCTCTTCATCCTGAGCTGTCCGGTCCTGACATGGCCTACGTCGGCACAAGGGTGGTTTACCGCTGTAAGGCGCCTAATTCCTCTCCACCAGTCATCTATGAGCTGATGAAGGATGGCGATTTGTTTAACGCACACACTGATCATGAGGGAGACCAGCCTCCATCGTTCTCCCAGAAGGTGATTGCATCATCAGATGGGTCATACCACTGCAAAGTGACAGCTGGGGGAAGCACGGCAGTGAGCAACAGCATCAAGCTGAGTGTTGTCA TTCCAGCATCAAACACCAGAGTCACCTCGGAGCCCTTCCCCCCGGTGGCATATGAGGGGTCCCGTGTCATCCTGGCGTGTGATGTCAAAACAGGGTCCCACCTCTCCTACACCTGGTTTTTCAACAGAAAGGAAGTGACACCTTCAACCTCTACTTCCTTCCACCTCACCGGGAACAAGCTTGTGATGGAGAAAGTGACTCCGGAGCAGGCTGGAGATTATTCTTGCATGGCCTGGTCCAGTGTGCAGAACATCAGGAGGTTTTCCAGTAGTGCAGAAGTCCAGGTGATCATCAAAA TCTACGTTTCGCAACCAAAGATCTCCTTCACCGTTTTTAAAGAGGGCGCCAGTTACCGTGGCAATGTGACCTGCTTGTCATCAAGAGGGAGTCTTCCAGTAAACTTCTCTCTTTTGGTGGATGGCAAGGAAGAAGGTTCTGTCACAGTAACTGAATCCCTCACTGCGTGGTTCTCTGTCGCTGTGGTACCGGGTCAGGACATGGGTGAGGCTCGATGCCGGGTAAAGACAGAGGTGCAGGAACTGATGAGTGAGCCTGTAACTCTGGAAGTAG TCCCAGTGGGAGGTGAtgtgaaggtggaggtggagtaTCTTTACACATCTCATTCCAAACTGGCTGCTGCCAGGCTGAGCTGTCACATCAGCAGAGGAACTTTCCCTCACATCTCCTGGCTACTGAACGATTCTGTCCTCCTGGATTCCCACCTTCAGCCTGTCCTGCCATGCTCTGCCCTCATCTACAACAGACAAACCCTCATCCTCACTGAGCTCGGCCCAGAGGAGTCGGGGTATTACCACTGCAGGGCCAGAGACAGCTACGATGAGTCTGGGCCATGGGTGGAGAGTGCACCCGAGCTGGTCCAAGTCACAg GATCCTTAGTGCCTAAAACAACATCTTCCATTGAAACAGCACCaagtaaaaataaatccttTAAACATATAGCTGACATGCTCCCTGTGAGACGTCATCTCAGTCCCTTCTCTTCCACAGAGGCATTGATGAGCACCTTGGAGGTCATCCCCATAGTcttctgctgcttcctcctcctgatgCTGGCACTGAGCATCCCCTGTGTGTACAAGATGTTTGACTGcaagaaag CCCATCTTCACAGTGTTCCTCCTGA CGCTGATGGAGTTCCTCTGTCTGAACTGATGTCCTTTTCAGGAGAAGAGCTGGCTGAGACTTCACGTACAGGTCGTCATGTCCAGAATCAG GTCGCAGAGATCACCATGTGA
- the LOC114436191 gene encoding hemicentin-1 translates to MFGTVFLVFLGLCLCSKGSSQTVLGLPRLSGPSEVLVKTAIELECEVPPGSEEEILLQIFKNGSSRLLGEVTLLVDENVGVIPIWTSLIHDGELQCVASGQNNTEILPTVSDTHRLKIVEPVKGAMIVHSGPAEFYEGDVLELHCSLSAGNYQSYLWLLNGRPISRSYDRHIEDAYLRIEKTTSKDSGSYTCMATNIFNKTEVFVSNSSEVVITVKDYVSDPDISYTVLKEDPHNHFAMVTCQSTKGTPPITFSLYNKTELVANMTTEENRATFKVPVDLDQEQSLQCQAANEGGARHSQFLRVYVELVGGPAVMNHDYDTGENYAIIGLRFYCKAEKGSHPRYQWFLNKTLLDERGSFYYVHHQAPERSILLLAVGRSSAGTYHCEVTNSFDNTTTIRSNRRYIDKEVLNRLPFFVVLIVFGCFTTLILLVSMCCCIGVVFRRRQYGDKSLLMLEMERSVPAYEGELDLSVYSEDPGVVETAKGEEEFDQASEASVDEWAEIEREKKTLEDEPVKVAMRMFAL, encoded by the exons ATGTTTGGTACGGTCTTCCTGGTCTTTCTAG GGTTGTGCCTCTGCAGCAAAGGAAGCA GTCAGACAGTCCTAGGGCTTCCACGACTCTCTGGCCCCTCTGAGGTTCTGGTGAAAACAGCTATAGAGTTAGAGTGTGAAGTGCCGCCCGGCTCAGAGGAAGAAATCCTGCTGCAGATATTCAA GAATGGTAGCAGTAGGTTGTTAGGTGAGGTCACTTTATTGGTGGATGAGAATGTTGGGGTTATTCCCATATGGACCTCACTTATACATGATGGGGAACTGCAGTGTGTGGCCAGTGGACAGAACAACACAGAAATATTGCCAACTGTcagcgacacacacagactgaagatTGTGG AGCCGGTGAAAGGTGCGATGATTGTTCACTCAGGCCCAGCGGAGTTTTATGAGGGAGATGTACTGGAGCTACACTGCAGCCTCAGCGCTGGAAACTATCAGTCCTACCTCTGGCTGCTCAATGGCCGCCCCATCTCCCGGTCCTATGACCGCCATATTGAAGATGCATATCTCAGGATCGAGAA GACCACCTCTAAAGACAGCGGCTCCTACACATGTATGGCCACCAACATCTTCAACAAAACAGAAGTCTTCGTCTCCAACAGCTCTGAAGTTGTGATCACAGTCAAAG ACTATGTGTCAGATCCTGACATCTCATACACTGTGTTAAAGGAGGATCCACACAATCATTTTGCCATGGTCACCTGTCAATCAACAAAAGGGACTCCACCTATCACCTTTTCACTCTATAACAAAACAGAACTGGTGGCTAATATGACAACTGAGGAGAATCGTGCTACATTTAAGGTTCCTGTGGACTTGGACCAGGAACAGAGTCTGCAGTGCCAGGCTGCCAATGAAGGGGGGGCCCGGCATAGTCAGTTTCTGCGGGTGTATGTTG AGCTGGTTGGCGGGCCTGCGGTGATGAATCATGACTATGACACTGGGGAAAACTATGCTATCATCGGCCTGAGGTTCTACTGCAAGGCAGAGAAGGGATCTCACCCACGATACCAGTGGTTCCTCAACAAAACCCTCCTGGATGAACGAGGAAGCTTCTACTATGTGCACCACCAGGCACCGGAGCGGTCTATACTGCTGTTGGCTGTCGGGAGGAGCAGTGCAGGGACGTACCACTGTGAGGTGACCAACAGCTTCGacaacaccaccaccatacGCAGTAACAGGCGCTACATAGACAAAGAAG TGCTGAACCGCCTTCCATTCTTTGTGGTGCTAATTGTCTTTGGATGCTTCACCACCCTGATTCTCCTGGTGTCCATGTGTTGCTGCATTGGAGTGGTGTTCA GGCGGCGGCAGTATGGAGACAAGTCTCT ACTGATGCTAGAGATGGAGAGGAGTGTACCTGCGTATGAGGGAGAGctg gaTTTGTCGGTGTACTCTGAAGATCCTGGAGTGGTGGAAACAGCCAAAGGGGAGGAGGAGTTTGATCAG GCATCTGAAGCCTCTGTTGATGAATGGGCCGAAAtcgagagggagaagaagacgcTGGAGGATGAGCCTGTTAAAGTGGCCATGAGGATGTTCGCTCTGTAA
- the afmid gene encoding kynurenine formamidase isoform X1 — protein MGRDSRESLSLAEESGGINLPMLLIFIFFITCCCCPHQAGCVSATQELERQFSPSRWSHRMSADDVIKAHVKALKEGTERARGLAQTLLNVPYGEGDGEKLDVYIPQTNSLDVHLVIYLHGGYWQFLSKEESGFMAVPLVDKGVVVVAVGYDIAPKGNMDLMVSQVRRSVVSVIQQYSHISGLYLCGHSAGAHLAAMVLSTDWSQYSITPQIKGAFLVSGIYDLLPILSTYVNEPLKMTEEVAVRNSPSKLVPQLKLSSSSCQIVVAVAENDSPEFRKQSEEYFKTLKASGLNVTMEDVANTDHFSIIEQLVDGEYHLTKLLLKMMGKS, from the exons ATGGGCCGGGACTCCCGGGAGAGCTTGAGTTTGGCTGAGGAATCGGGAGGAATCAATTTACCGATGCTTCTTATATTTATCTTTTTCATaacgtgctgctgctgcccacaTCAAGCCGGCTGTGTCAGCGCGACTCAG GAGCTCGAGCGGCAGTTTTCCCCCAGCAGGTGGTCCCACAGGATGTCTGCAGACGACGTGATCAAGGCCCACGTGAAGGCTCTAAAGGAAG gTACGGAGCGAGCTCGTGGTCTGGCTCAGACTTTACTCAATGTGCCGTATGGCgaaggagatggagagaaacTAGATGTTTACATACCTCAAACCAACTCTTTGG ATGTCCACCTTGTTATTTACCTCCATGGAGGCTACTGGCAGTTCCTCAG CAAGGAGGAGTCTGGATTCATGGCTGTTCCGCTCGTTGATAAAGGTGTTGTGGTGGTTGCCGTCGGTTACGACATCGCCCCAAAAG GTAACAtggacctgatggtgtcacAGGTACGCAGGAGTGTTGTGTCTGTCATTCAGCAGTATTCTCACATCAG CGGTCTGTACCTGTGCGGTCACTCTGCTGGAGCTCACTTGGCTGCGATGGTGCTCTCCACTGATTGGTCGCAGTACAGCATCACTCCTCAGATCAAAG GTGCTTTCCTTGTCAGTGGCATATATGACCTCCTGCCCATCCTGTCCACCTACGTCAATGAGCCGCTGAAGATGACAGA GGAGGTGGCGGTGAGAAACAGCCCGAGTAAGCTGGTCCCTCAGCTgaagctctcctcctccagctgccagATTGTGGTGGCCGTCGCTGAGAACGACTCACCAGAGTTTCGCAAGCAGTCAGAAGAATACTTCAAA ACTTTAAAGGCATCAGGGCTGAATGTGACCATGGAGGATGTGGCGAACACAGACCACTTCAGTATTATCGAGCAGCTGGTGGATGGGGAGTATCACCTAACGAAG cttcTCTTGAAGATGATGGGAAAAAGCTGA
- the syngr2b gene encoding synaptogyrin-2b, producing MEETGGTSAYGAALAGGGFDFFKFVRQPQTIVRLLSWVFAIVVFASITTEGYINSAHSAEAKCIFNQSDSTCQYAVAIGVIGFLACVGFLVLDVYLPFMSNAQERKYAVMADLGFSGAWSFLWFVCFCVLASQWNRTSDVRGIPEDAARATIAFSFFSIATWGILTYFALGRFRRGVNDVAIPTYTDPPPDHHTPYPPTYAPTSYAPTPYTPTSYNPTTYNPTTYTGYPSSVPDMQPQGDAGYQPPNY from the exons ATGGAGGAGACCGGCGGTACAAGTGCGTACGGGGCTGCGCTCGCAGGAGGAGGCTTCGACTTCTTCAAGTTTGTCCGACAACCGCAAACCATCGTGCGCCTGCTCAGCTGG GTGTTTGCCATCGTGGTGTTTGCGTCGATCACAACAGAGGGCTACATCAACTCTGCCCACAGCGCTGAGGCAAAGTGCATCTTCAACCAGAGTGACTCGACCTGTCAGTATGCTGTTGCCATCGGGGTGATCGGCTTCCTGGCGTGCGTTGGCTTCCTGGTGCTGGACGTTTACTTGCCTTTCATGAGCAATGCACAGGAAAGGAAGTACGCTGTCATGGCCGACCTGGGATTCTCAG gggCGTGGAGTTTCCtctggtttgtgtgtttctgcgtGCTGGCCAGTCAGTGGAATCGCACCAGTGATGTCAGGGGTATCCCTGAGGACGCGGCACGGGCCACTATCGCCTTCTCGTTCTTCTCCATCGCCACCTGG GGAATCCTGACCTACTTCGCCCTGGGTCGATTCCGCCGTGGCGTAAACGATGTTGCCATCCCTACCTACACAGATCCACCCCCGGATCACCACACCCCTTACCCTCCGACTTACGCCCCCACCTCCTATGCCCCCACCCCCTACACTCCCACCTCCTACAACCCCACCACCTACAATCCCACCACGTACACAGGCTATCCCAGCAGCGTGCCCGACATGCAGCCGCAGGGAGACGCCGGCTACCAACCGCCCAACTACTGA
- the LOC114436175 gene encoding Fc receptor-like protein 5 isoform X3 — protein sequence MKNRQTLDLLPILALASLLIKISASSSLHPELSGPDMAYVGTRVVYRCKAPNSSPPVIYELMKDGDLFNAHTDHEGDQPPSFSQKVIASSDGSYHCKVTAGGSTAVSNSIKLSVVIPASNTRVTSEPFPPVAYEGSRVILACDVKTGSHLSYTWFFNRKEVTPSTSTSFHLTGNKLVMEKVTPEQAGDYSCMAWSSVQNIRRFSSSAEVQVIIKIYVSQPKISFTVFKEGASYRGNVTCLSSRGSLPVNFSLLVDGKEEGSVTVTESLTAWFSVAVVPGQDMGEARCRVKTEVQELMSEPVTLEVVPVGGDVKVEVEYLYTSHSKLAAARLSCHISRGTFPHISWLLNDSVLLDSHLQPVLPCSALIYNRQTLILTELGPEESGYYHCRARDSYDESGPWVESAPELVQVTEALMSTLEVIPIVFCCFLLLMLALSIPCVYKMFDCKKAHLHSVPPDADGVPLSELMSFSGEELAETSRTGRHVQNQVAEITM from the exons ATGAAGAACCGTCAGACACTTGATTTGTTGCCAATTTTGG CTCTGGCAAGTTTGCTCATCAAGATAA GTGCATCCAGCTCTCTTCATCCTGAGCTGTCCGGTCCTGACATGGCCTACGTCGGCACAAGGGTGGTTTACCGCTGTAAGGCGCCTAATTCCTCTCCACCAGTCATCTATGAGCTGATGAAGGATGGCGATTTGTTTAACGCACACACTGATCATGAGGGAGACCAGCCTCCATCGTTCTCCCAGAAGGTGATTGCATCATCAGATGGGTCATACCACTGCAAAGTGACAGCTGGGGGAAGCACGGCAGTGAGCAACAGCATCAAGCTGAGTGTTGTCA TTCCAGCATCAAACACCAGAGTCACCTCGGAGCCCTTCCCCCCGGTGGCATATGAGGGGTCCCGTGTCATCCTGGCGTGTGATGTCAAAACAGGGTCCCACCTCTCCTACACCTGGTTTTTCAACAGAAAGGAAGTGACACCTTCAACCTCTACTTCCTTCCACCTCACCGGGAACAAGCTTGTGATGGAGAAAGTGACTCCGGAGCAGGCTGGAGATTATTCTTGCATGGCCTGGTCCAGTGTGCAGAACATCAGGAGGTTTTCCAGTAGTGCAGAAGTCCAGGTGATCATCAAAA TCTACGTTTCGCAACCAAAGATCTCCTTCACCGTTTTTAAAGAGGGCGCCAGTTACCGTGGCAATGTGACCTGCTTGTCATCAAGAGGGAGTCTTCCAGTAAACTTCTCTCTTTTGGTGGATGGCAAGGAAGAAGGTTCTGTCACAGTAACTGAATCCCTCACTGCGTGGTTCTCTGTCGCTGTGGTACCGGGTCAGGACATGGGTGAGGCTCGATGCCGGGTAAAGACAGAGGTGCAGGAACTGATGAGTGAGCCTGTAACTCTGGAAGTAG TCCCAGTGGGAGGTGAtgtgaaggtggaggtggagtaTCTTTACACATCTCATTCCAAACTGGCTGCTGCCAGGCTGAGCTGTCACATCAGCAGAGGAACTTTCCCTCACATCTCCTGGCTACTGAACGATTCTGTCCTCCTGGATTCCCACCTTCAGCCTGTCCTGCCATGCTCTGCCCTCATCTACAACAGACAAACCCTCATCCTCACTGAGCTCGGCCCAGAGGAGTCGGGGTATTACCACTGCAGGGCCAGAGACAGCTACGATGAGTCTGGGCCATGGGTGGAGAGTGCACCCGAGCTGGTCCAAGTCACAg AGGCATTGATGAGCACCTTGGAGGTCATCCCCATAGTcttctgctgcttcctcctcctgatgCTGGCACTGAGCATCCCCTGTGTGTACAAGATGTTTGACTGcaagaaag CCCATCTTCACAGTGTTCCTCCTGA CGCTGATGGAGTTCCTCTGTCTGAACTGATGTCCTTTTCAGGAGAAGAGCTGGCTGAGACTTCACGTACAGGTCGTCATGTCCAGAATCAG GTCGCAGAGATCACCATGTGA
- the LOC114436175 gene encoding Fc receptor-like protein 5 isoform X2 encodes MKNRQTLDLLPILALASLLIKISASSSLHPELSGPDMAYVGTRVVYRCKAPNSSPPVIYELMKDGDLFNAHTDHEGDQPPSFSQKVIASSDGSYHCKVTAGGSTAVSNSIKLSVVIPASNTRVTSEPFPPVAYEGSRVILACDVKTGSHLSYTWFFNRKEVTPSTSTSFHLTGNKLVMEKVTPEQAGDYSCMAWSSVQNIRRFSSSAEVQVIIKIYVSQPKISFTVFKEGASYRGNVTCLSSRGSLPVNFSLLVDGKEEGSVTVTESLTAWFSVAVVPGQDMGEARCRVKTEVQELMSEPVTLEVVPVGGDVKVEVEYLYTSHSKLAAARLSCHISRGTFPHISWLLNDSVLLDSHLQPVLPCSALIYNRQTLILTELGPEESGYYHCRARDSYDESGPWVESAPELVQVTGSLVPKTTSSIETAPKALMSTLEVIPIVFCCFLLLMLALSIPCVYKMFDCKKAHLHSVPPDADGVPLSELMSFSGEELAETSRTGRHVQNQVAEITM; translated from the exons ATGAAGAACCGTCAGACACTTGATTTGTTGCCAATTTTGG CTCTGGCAAGTTTGCTCATCAAGATAA GTGCATCCAGCTCTCTTCATCCTGAGCTGTCCGGTCCTGACATGGCCTACGTCGGCACAAGGGTGGTTTACCGCTGTAAGGCGCCTAATTCCTCTCCACCAGTCATCTATGAGCTGATGAAGGATGGCGATTTGTTTAACGCACACACTGATCATGAGGGAGACCAGCCTCCATCGTTCTCCCAGAAGGTGATTGCATCATCAGATGGGTCATACCACTGCAAAGTGACAGCTGGGGGAAGCACGGCAGTGAGCAACAGCATCAAGCTGAGTGTTGTCA TTCCAGCATCAAACACCAGAGTCACCTCGGAGCCCTTCCCCCCGGTGGCATATGAGGGGTCCCGTGTCATCCTGGCGTGTGATGTCAAAACAGGGTCCCACCTCTCCTACACCTGGTTTTTCAACAGAAAGGAAGTGACACCTTCAACCTCTACTTCCTTCCACCTCACCGGGAACAAGCTTGTGATGGAGAAAGTGACTCCGGAGCAGGCTGGAGATTATTCTTGCATGGCCTGGTCCAGTGTGCAGAACATCAGGAGGTTTTCCAGTAGTGCAGAAGTCCAGGTGATCATCAAAA TCTACGTTTCGCAACCAAAGATCTCCTTCACCGTTTTTAAAGAGGGCGCCAGTTACCGTGGCAATGTGACCTGCTTGTCATCAAGAGGGAGTCTTCCAGTAAACTTCTCTCTTTTGGTGGATGGCAAGGAAGAAGGTTCTGTCACAGTAACTGAATCCCTCACTGCGTGGTTCTCTGTCGCTGTGGTACCGGGTCAGGACATGGGTGAGGCTCGATGCCGGGTAAAGACAGAGGTGCAGGAACTGATGAGTGAGCCTGTAACTCTGGAAGTAG TCCCAGTGGGAGGTGAtgtgaaggtggaggtggagtaTCTTTACACATCTCATTCCAAACTGGCTGCTGCCAGGCTGAGCTGTCACATCAGCAGAGGAACTTTCCCTCACATCTCCTGGCTACTGAACGATTCTGTCCTCCTGGATTCCCACCTTCAGCCTGTCCTGCCATGCTCTGCCCTCATCTACAACAGACAAACCCTCATCCTCACTGAGCTCGGCCCAGAGGAGTCGGGGTATTACCACTGCAGGGCCAGAGACAGCTACGATGAGTCTGGGCCATGGGTGGAGAGTGCACCCGAGCTGGTCCAAGTCACAg GATCCTTAGTGCCTAAAACAACATCTTCCATTGAAACAGCACCaa AGGCATTGATGAGCACCTTGGAGGTCATCCCCATAGTcttctgctgcttcctcctcctgatgCTGGCACTGAGCATCCCCTGTGTGTACAAGATGTTTGACTGcaagaaag CCCATCTTCACAGTGTTCCTCCTGA CGCTGATGGAGTTCCTCTGTCTGAACTGATGTCCTTTTCAGGAGAAGAGCTGGCTGAGACTTCACGTACAGGTCGTCATGTCCAGAATCAG GTCGCAGAGATCACCATGTGA
- the tk1 gene encoding thymidine kinase, cytosolic: protein MECMDFPRVWPNSPRKARGQIQVIFGPMFSGKSTELMRRVRRFQIAQYKCLVIKYAKDTRYSDTGMATHDKNTMEAVPANCLGDVRSVALEVCVIGIDEGQFFPDTVEFCEEMANLGKTVIVAALDGTFQRKPFGNILNLIPLAESVVKLHAVCMQCYKEAAYTKRIGAEKEVEVIGGADKYQAVCRKCYGGLMADKENRSPFRNQTPLQTITGKLQDSGAQRKLFSSLHL, encoded by the exons ATGGAGTGCATGGATTTTCCGAGAGTTTGGCCAAATTCACCGAGGAAAGCACGGGGACAAATCCAG GTCATCTTTGGACCTATGTTTTCAGGAAAAAG cacTGAATTGATGAGAAGAGTGCGCCGCTTCCAGATTGCCCAGTACAAATGCTTGGTGATCAAATATGCCAAAGACACACGTTATTCTGACACTGGCATGGCCACACATGACAA AAATACAATGGAAGCTGTACCTGCCAACTGTCTGGGAGATGTCCGGTCAGTGGCTCTGGAAGTCTGCGTCATTGGAATTGATGAAGGACAGTTT TTTCCAGACACAGTGGAGTTTTGTGAGGAGATGGCTAATTTGGGAAAGACGGTAATCGTAGCTGCTTTGGATGGAACGTTCCAGAGAAAG CCTTTTGGAAACATCCTGAACCTCATCCCTCTAGCAGAGAGTGTGGTGAAGCTGCACGCTGTCTGCATGCAGTGTTACAAAGAAGCTGCCTACACTAAGAGGATAGGAGCAGAaaaggag gTGGAAGTGATCGGCGGAGCTGACAAGTATCAGGCTGTGTGCAGAAAGTGTTACGGAGGTCTGATGGCGGATAAAGAGAACCGTTCTCCCTTCAGGAATCAAACTCCACTACAGACCATCACAGGAAAACTCCAAGACTCAGGAGCTCAAAGGAAgcttttctcctctctgcacCTCTGA
- the afmid gene encoding kynurenine formamidase isoform X2, producing MNWTEMNKEELERQFSPSRWSHRMSADDVIKAHVKALKEGTERARGLAQTLLNVPYGEGDGEKLDVYIPQTNSLDVHLVIYLHGGYWQFLSKEESGFMAVPLVDKGVVVVAVGYDIAPKGNMDLMVSQVRRSVVSVIQQYSHISGLYLCGHSAGAHLAAMVLSTDWSQYSITPQIKGAFLVSGIYDLLPILSTYVNEPLKMTEEVAVRNSPSKLVPQLKLSSSSCQIVVAVAENDSPEFRKQSEEYFKTLKASGLNVTMEDVANTDHFSIIEQLVDGEYHLTKLLLKMMGKS from the exons ATGAACTGGACTGAAATGAACAAAGAG GAGCTCGAGCGGCAGTTTTCCCCCAGCAGGTGGTCCCACAGGATGTCTGCAGACGACGTGATCAAGGCCCACGTGAAGGCTCTAAAGGAAG gTACGGAGCGAGCTCGTGGTCTGGCTCAGACTTTACTCAATGTGCCGTATGGCgaaggagatggagagaaacTAGATGTTTACATACCTCAAACCAACTCTTTGG ATGTCCACCTTGTTATTTACCTCCATGGAGGCTACTGGCAGTTCCTCAG CAAGGAGGAGTCTGGATTCATGGCTGTTCCGCTCGTTGATAAAGGTGTTGTGGTGGTTGCCGTCGGTTACGACATCGCCCCAAAAG GTAACAtggacctgatggtgtcacAGGTACGCAGGAGTGTTGTGTCTGTCATTCAGCAGTATTCTCACATCAG CGGTCTGTACCTGTGCGGTCACTCTGCTGGAGCTCACTTGGCTGCGATGGTGCTCTCCACTGATTGGTCGCAGTACAGCATCACTCCTCAGATCAAAG GTGCTTTCCTTGTCAGTGGCATATATGACCTCCTGCCCATCCTGTCCACCTACGTCAATGAGCCGCTGAAGATGACAGA GGAGGTGGCGGTGAGAAACAGCCCGAGTAAGCTGGTCCCTCAGCTgaagctctcctcctccagctgccagATTGTGGTGGCCGTCGCTGAGAACGACTCACCAGAGTTTCGCAAGCAGTCAGAAGAATACTTCAAA ACTTTAAAGGCATCAGGGCTGAATGTGACCATGGAGGATGTGGCGAACACAGACCACTTCAGTATTATCGAGCAGCTGGTGGATGGGGAGTATCACCTAACGAAG cttcTCTTGAAGATGATGGGAAAAAGCTGA
- the cant1b gene encoding soluble calcium-activated nucleotidase 1b, with translation MTSFGITVRGLPLALASMTQAATSDSRFHPKWRAITVATLLVLVLMLYLHRTVGDRDTPAKLFYRSRVQSFQMPDKGEDDIFRDANRQTAQSLAQGQKRQKPYNDTYPLSPPEQTRHGIRYRIGVIADLDTASRSSKDQTWFSYMKRGYLTVSDSADRLEVEWDAETVTLESHLAEKGRGMELSELVVFNGHLYSVDDRTGVVYRIEGSQAIPWVILPDGDGLVSKGFKAEWLAVKDEHLFVGGLGKEWTTTSGEVVNNNPEWVKVVGYNGDVEHKNWVPHYNALRRAAGIKPPGYLIHESAAWSERLQRWFFLPRRASHERYEETADERRATNLLLTCPADFSHISVRQVGPLNPTHGFSSFKFVPDTDDQIILALKSEEDAGQIATYIIAFTLDGRVLMPETKIGDVKFEGLEFI, from the exons ATGACCTCCTTCGGTATCACAGTCCGTGGCCTCCCTCTGGCCTTGGCATCCATGACGCAAGCCGCCACCTCAGACTCACGCTTTCACCCAAAATGGCGGGCGATCACTGTGGCGACCCTGCTGGTTTTAGTGCTCATGCTGTATCTGCACCGTACAGTGGGGGACCGAGACACTCCGGCCAAACTTTTCTACCGGAGCAGGGTTCAGAGTTTTCAGATGCCTGATAAGGGCGAGGATGACATCTTTAGGGACGCTAACAGACAAACTGCACAGAGCCTCGCTCAAGGGCAGAAAAGGCAAAAACCTTACAATGACACATATCCACTGAGTCCTCCAGAGCAGACACGGCATGGTATACGCTACAGAATAGGTGTGATTGCAGACCTGGACACGGCATCACGCAGCTCTAAGGATCAGACCTGGTTCAGCTACATGAAAAGAGGCTACTTGACTGTGTCGGATAGCGCTGATAGGTTGGAGGTGGAATGGGATGCAGAGACGGTCACCCTGGAGAGTCATCTGGCAGAGAAAGGACGAG GGATGGAGTTGTCTGAGCTGGTGGTGTTCAACGGCCACCTGTACAGTGTTGATGACCGAACAGGGGTGGTGTACAGGATTGAGGGCAGCCAAGCCATCCCCTGGGTTATATTACCTGATGGTGATGGCTTAGTCTCCAAAG GATTCAAAGCAGAGTGGCTCGCAGTGAAGGATGAGCACCTGTTTGTGGGAGGCCTGGGGAAGGAGTGGACCACAACCTCCGGGGAAGTCGTTAACAACAACCCAGAGTGGGTGAAAGTTGTTGGTTACAATGGTGATGTGGAGCATAAAAACTGGGTGCCACACTACAATGCCCTGCGGCGTGCAGCAGGGATCAAACCACCAG GATACCTAATTCATGAATCGGCAGCTTGGAGTGAACGTCTTCAACGCTGGTTCTTCCTCCCTCGCCGTGCTAGCCACGAACGCTACGAAGAGACTGCAGATGAGCGGCGTGCCACCAACCTTCTCCTTACCTGCCCTGCAGACTTCAGCCACATCAGCGTGCGGCAGGTCGGACCTCTCAACCCCACCCATGGGTTCTCTTCATTTAAATTTGTCCCGGACACAGATGATCAGATCATCCTAGCACTGAAGTCGGAGGAGGACGCGGGCCAGATTGCCACATACATTATTGCTTTTACACTAGACGGTCGGGTGCTGATGCCTGAGACAAAGATAGGGGATGTGAAGTTTGAAGGGCTGGAGTTCATTTAA